The genome window ATCCCTCTGACAAACCTGCGGAACAGCGCCCCACTCCGGGCCGCGGTAGCCAGCACCTCCTGCTCGGTGGCGTGGTGGTCACGCTCAGGCACGGCCATATCGGTAATGGTGGAAAGGCCCAGCACCCGGGCCCCCAGGTGGCGCAGGGCAATCACCTCGGGCACGGTGGACATCCCAATGGCATCGGCCCCCAGGGTGCGCAGCAGTTTAAGCTCGGCCCGGCTGGCAAACTGCGGCCCCGGCCACCAGGCATACACGCCCTCGCGCAGGTGGAAGTCCTGGGCTCGAGCCACCTTATGGGCCAGCGCCCGAAGATCCGGGTCGTAGGCGTCAAAGGTTACAGGGAAGCGCGGCCCCAGGCGCTCGTCGTTGGGGCCGGTAAGGGGCGAGAGGGGTGCGTAGTTGATGTAGTCGTTGTGCAGCATCAGTTCCCCCGCGTGCCAGTTGGGGTTGAGCCCCCCGGCCGCCGAGGTGATGAAAAAGGTTTTTGCCCCCAGAAAAAAACCCACCCGCACGGGAAACGCGACCTGCGCTGCGGTGTAGCCCTCATAGCAGTGCACCCGGCCCTTGTAGGCCAGTACGTTTTTGCCCTCGAGCCGCCCCAGAATAAGCTTCCCCTCGTGCCCCGGTGCGGTGGACTGGGGGAAGTTGGGCAGTGCCGCATACGGAAAGCTCGCCACCGTCTCGATCTCGTCGCCCAGCGGGCCCAGCCCCGAACCCAACACAATGCCCACCTCGGGTACAAAGTCGGTCTGGGCGCGAATGTGGTTTACGGTCTCTTGAATCTGGTCGTAGATCGAACTCATAAACCCAAATCTACCGTAAACCAGGCGCACGGAGAAGTACGGCGCAATTACGATGCTTGTTACACACTTGATATAGGTTCACGGATGGCGGTCAAAACGCAAACCCGAGGATTAGCATCCTCGGGTTAATTGCGTTCTGGTGTGGTGGCTATGGGCGGACTTGAACCGCCGACACCACGATTATGAGGTGACTTCATGCCAATACAAGGCCACACACTAACTCACAAAAAAGCTGTCCTGAAAACGATTCTCCACACTTCCACATACAATAGAACACTTCCGGTTTTGGGTCATTTTTTGGGGTCACTGGATTTTATTGGGGTCAGGTTTGGGGTCAAAACTAGGGTCAAGACCGGGTTCGATGGGCGCTACATGTAGCGGTTCGCTTTGAATCATCTACAATATGTGGTATGATGTCTGTATGAGAGGCGGTAGAGCGTTTCAGCACTGGTGCAAAGTGCAGGATGCACGTTGCTCGGTGCGTGCCGCCTATGTACGTGCCGCCAGTGTGGATTTGATCTTTGAAAGGCAGATCCTGAAAAGGCAGTTAACTCAAGCGCTTTTCACGCTTGGGGGATTCGCCAAACTCCCCCTTCTCTGGCGCTGGCGTTTGCTGAGGACTTTGATTCTTTCGTGGTTGCTCCCCGCGAGCTACGTTATGCCTCTCCTAAAAGCCTCAGTGCGGGGTCTTCTAAGAACCGGCTACTTGGGCTATCTGCCCGTGATGATTCGAACTACTAGAACTCTCTTGCTGGCGCTTTGGCCCTTTTATCCCCTCGGGTTTGCGGCAAGAAGGGCCATCTATGAGTGCATGCACGAGGATCTCGCGGAAAATCTCCATGAGAAACTGCGCGCTTTAGCCACCCGCGTGGCAACCCTGAGCTGGATAGTAATTGCATTTCTAGCCACCCGAATCCACAGCTTGGTGGTGGGCACCTCCCTGTACTACCGCTCGCGTGAGCGCTTTTTCTATCCCCCACCTGAACCGCTAGTCCTAATCCCAACAATCCAACCTAACGCACCCTCGGCCTAGTGCTGTAGGCGACAGGCTTTGTCCTGTCACGGCTACAGACTCTAGGCCGGATTTTCCGGCCTCCGTAAACACGGAGGTTTTCTAATGGAAAACAACAAAAAACTTGCCTACTCCCGCAAGGAAGTGGCAGAGCTTCTGGTCGTGTCAAGATTTATGTGTAGCAGTCTGTGTAGAGGGGAAGTACCGCTCCTTCAGCATCTGTTCTAGCATCTCCTTTGCCTCGGCAAAGCCTCTGAGTGTACGCTCTGTCCATTTGCCCTCCTGCCTTTCGCTCTCCAGATACAGCACTTTGAACACCGCCTCCGTTGTAGGAAACTTGTGATCCCGTACCTTGGTACTGCGTCTTATCTCCCGGATAAACCGTTCCATCGGATTGGTGCTCCGAAGGTAGGGCCACAGCACCTTGGGATAGCCATAGAACCGCAGCAGCGCCGCGGAGTCCTCCCACCAACCGCTCACCAGCCGCGGGTACCTCGACCCCCAGGTTCGCCGCAGCCGCTCCAGGCCTTCCAGGGCTTCCTGTCGGCTTTCCGCCCGGTACACCCCGCGTAGATGCTCGGCCACCGCCCCCCGATCCCGTGCACGCACCTGTGCCAGGCTGGAGCGCACCATGTGCACCACGCAGCGCTGCCATTCGGCGCCGGGGTAGACCCTTTGGATGGCCGCCTCCATGCCGGGAAGGCCATCGGTCACGAAGAGCAAGACCCGCCGTAGGCCCCTTTGCCACAAGCCCTTCAACACCTCCTCCCAGGCCAGAGCGCTCTCTGCGGGCAGGAGCCAGAAGCCCAGCACCTGCCGCTCCCCGCTGGGGGTGATGCCCAGCGCCACATACACCGCCTCTTGCTGAACCCCCAGGTCGTCCCGCATGACCCTCAGAAACAGACCGTCCAGGTAGACCACGGCCAGTTCCTCCGGCAAAGGCCGCTGGCGGTACTGCTCCGCCGCCCGCAAGACCTGGTCGGTCAGGCTGCTAAGGGTCTCGTGGGTATAGCGGTGCCCCAGCAACAGGCTCAGCACCTCCGCCGCTTTGCGCTGCGTCACCCCGGCGGCATACAGGGCCACGGCCACCTCCCCCACGTCCACCAGGCGCCGGGCATAAGGTTCCAGGAAGCTGGGATAGTAGCACCCCTCGCGATCCCTGGGCATCTGGAGGTTCACTGAACCAAAGCGGGTCGAAAGCCGCCTGGGGTAGTAGCCGTTTTTGCGTCCTCCGTGTTCCCGCAAGAAGGCCTCCCGGTCGGCGTCCAGCAGAATCTGCAAGACCTCGGTGGCTGTTTCCCTTACCGCTTCGCGCAAAATCATCTGTAGGGTATCCTGATCCATGGGGTACCTCCTTGTTGATTGCGGTACCCCCTCTTTTTACACAAACCCCTACACATAATTCCTTACACGACCGAGCTTCTTGGTATACACCTCAACTCTGTTGACCGCTACATCAAACAAGGTGCGATCCCCGCACGTAAACTCGGCTCTCGCTGGCTGATCCCCGCTAGCGCTTTACGCGCCTGGCTCGAGGGTAAGGATGAACAGAACCCCGCCATGCAGGGCGGGGCTGAGTAGGAGGGTGGCTATGCTTCCCGAAAACATTCTACAAGACAAGCTGGCCTTCCTCTCGCACTTCCCCCACAACCAACGGAGCGCCGCCAACAACATCCTGCTCGAGGCTGTCCGCGCCGGCTGCAACGAGCCTAACCAGGTGGTGGGCTACGCCCTCGAAACGGCGTGCCGCCGTTGCCACCTCGAGGCCGCGCAAACCCTGCGGTTGCTCTCTGAACTGGACTTCGAGGCCCTGTTAGCCGGGGCTCGCTGGGCCTTGTGGTGGGAGAGTCTGTCCCCCGAGGAGAAGCGCCGTTTTCGGGAGGGGCGGGCTGAGGAAGCCATAGAGCGCTGGATGGAGCAAAACCCACCCACAGACAGGCAACTCGCCTATTTGAACCGCCTGGGCTACCGTGGCCCGACACCCGCTAATCGGCTCGAGGCCTCCCGGCTGATTGACGAGCTTGTGAAGGGGGTGCGCCATGCCTAGCCCCCTACAAGCCGCTAGCATCCCTCCCACTTTGCGCCCGCTGAAGCAGTGGGTGCTCTGGCGCTACAAGGTGCGGAATGGCAAGCGCACCAAGATCCCTTACCAGCCCTCCGGCGTGGAAGCCAAGAGCAACGACCCTGCCACATGGGTTGATTTTGAAAGCGCTGTGAAGGCCTTTGAGCGGGGCGGCTTCGATGGGGTGGGCTTCGTCTTCGCCAAGGATGGCGGCGTGGTGGGGGTTGATTTGGACTGGAAAGGCTGGGCCGGGGAGGGCGTGCCCCTCGAGGTTCAGACCATCGTAGATCGGCTGAACTCTTACACCGAGTGGAGCCCGAGCCGGAAGGGCTGCCACATCCTGCTAAGGGGCAAGCTGCCAGCCGGGATTGGCAAAAAAGAGCATCTAGCGCCCGGTGTACACCTCGAGGTGTACGACTCTGGGCGCTTCTTCACCGTGACCGGGGAGAGCTGGGACGGCTACCCCGCTGACCTCGAGGAGCGCCAAGCCGAACTCGAGGCCCTGTTAGCTGAACTCTTCCCCCCACGAGAGAGAAAGCGCCCGCTGCCCGAGCCCCCACCCCCACCACCGAGGGAGGTCAGGATAGGGGGCTCTCCCAGGAGGCTCACCGCGCTGCTAGGCGCTTACGCAGAGGCGGTGAGAACGGCTCAACAGGGTACCCGGCACAATACCTTGATTGGTTACGCCCGTGCCGCCGGTGGATTGGTGCCGCACGGATTAGACCCCCAGGAAGCGGAAGAGGCCCTGGTAGCCGCTGCCCTCGAGGCCGGACTACCCGAGGCCGAGGCCCGAGCAGCGGTGCGGTGGGGG of Meiothermus sp. contains these proteins:
- a CDS encoding purine-nucleoside phosphorylase — encoded protein: MSSIYDQIQETVNHIRAQTDFVPEVGIVLGSGLGPLGDEIETVASFPYAALPNFPQSTAPGHEGKLILGRLEGKNVLAYKGRVHCYEGYTAAQVAFPVRVGFFLGAKTFFITSAAGGLNPNWHAGELMLHNDYINYAPLSPLTGPNDERLGPRFPVTFDAYDPDLRALAHKVARAQDFHLREGVYAWWPGPQFASRAELKLLRTLGADAIGMSTVPEVIALRHLGARVLGLSTITDMAVPERDHHATEQEVLATAARSGALFRRFVRGILAAL
- a CDS encoding IS256 family transposase; the encoded protein is MDQDTLQMILREAVRETATEVLQILLDADREAFLREHGGRKNGYYPRRLSTRFGSVNLQMPRDREGCYYPSFLEPYARRLVDVGEVAVALYAAGVTQRKAAEVLSLLLGHRYTHETLSSLTDQVLRAAEQYRQRPLPEELAVVYLDGLFLRVMRDDLGVQQEAVYVALGITPSGERQVLGFWLLPAESALAWEEVLKGLWQRGLRRVLLFVTDGLPGMEAAIQRVYPGAEWQRCVVHMVRSSLAQVRARDRGAVAEHLRGVYRAESRQEALEGLERLRRTWGSRYPRLVSGWWEDSAALLRFYGYPKVLWPYLRSTNPMERFIREIRRSTKVRDHKFPTTEAVFKVLYLESERQEGKWTERTLRGFAEAKEMLEQMLKERYFPSTQTATHKS
- a CDS encoding helix-turn-helix domain-containing protein, producing MRYPLFLHKPLHIIPYTTELLGIHLNSVDRYIKQGAIPARKLGSRWLIPASALRAWLEGKDEQNPAMQGGAE
- a CDS encoding DNA primase, with protein sequence MPSPLQAASIPPTLRPLKQWVLWRYKVRNGKRTKIPYQPSGVEAKSNDPATWVDFESAVKAFERGGFDGVGFVFAKDGGVVGVDLDWKGWAGEGVPLEVQTIVDRLNSYTEWSPSRKGCHILLRGKLPAGIGKKEHLAPGVHLEVYDSGRFFTVTGESWDGYPADLEERQAELEALLAELFPPRERKRPLPEPPPPPPREVRIGGSPRRLTALLGAYAEAVRTAQQGTRHNTLIGYARAAGGLVPHGLDPQEAEEALVAAALEAGLPEAEARAAVRWGLEVGRSHPLYLEDAHAYQPSTYRARVYKRLRRWV